One window of the Archangium primigenium genome contains the following:
- a CDS encoding peptidoglycan-binding protein: MTTLAPVRAPQPTFLAAAAAPATLKEGSRGPQVADVQRKLTAAGFNPGPADGVFGAKTTAAVKAFQRAKGLVADGVVGPKTHAALNAKPTGSTGGLKEGARGPAVADAQRRLAAHGFNPGPADGVFGPQTTAAVKAFQRAKGLVADGVVGPKTQAALAAAPVSQPPPATPAGGVSLQQLRSIMPHLSDARARECLPHLNRAMAEAGINTPKRQAAFLAQLAHESGEFRYFEELASGAAYEGRKDLGNTQPGDGVRFKGRGPIQLTGRANYRAAGQALGIDLENNPKRAADVDVGFRTAAWFWNSRNLNSYADAGNFDAITKRVNGGYNGKASRDAYYARARSVLGA; encoded by the coding sequence ATGACCACCCTCGCTCCCGTTCGCGCCCCGCAGCCCACGTTCCTCGCCGCGGCCGCGGCTCCCGCCACCCTCAAGGAAGGCTCGCGGGGCCCCCAGGTGGCGGACGTGCAGCGCAAGCTGACGGCGGCGGGGTTCAACCCGGGCCCGGCGGATGGGGTCTTCGGCGCGAAGACGACGGCGGCGGTGAAGGCGTTCCAGCGCGCCAAGGGCCTGGTGGCCGACGGCGTGGTGGGCCCCAAGACTCACGCCGCGCTGAACGCGAAGCCGACGGGCTCCACGGGCGGCCTCAAGGAAGGGGCCCGGGGTCCGGCGGTGGCGGACGCGCAGCGCCGGCTCGCCGCCCATGGCTTCAACCCGGGCCCGGCGGACGGCGTCTTCGGGCCGCAGACGACTGCGGCGGTGAAGGCGTTCCAGCGCGCCAAGGGCTTGGTGGCCGACGGCGTGGTGGGGCCGAAGACGCAGGCGGCGCTGGCGGCGGCGCCGGTGTCGCAGCCCCCGCCGGCGACGCCCGCGGGCGGCGTGTCGCTGCAGCAGCTGCGCTCCATCATGCCGCACCTGTCGGATGCGCGGGCGCGCGAGTGCCTGCCGCACCTCAACCGCGCCATGGCCGAGGCGGGCATCAACACCCCCAAGCGTCAGGCGGCCTTCCTCGCGCAGCTCGCGCACGAGAGCGGTGAGTTCCGCTACTTCGAGGAGCTGGCGTCCGGCGCCGCCTACGAGGGCCGCAAGGACCTGGGCAACACCCAGCCGGGCGATGGCGTGCGCTTCAAGGGCCGCGGCCCCATCCAGCTCACCGGCCGCGCCAACTACCGCGCCGCGGGCCAGGCGCTGGGGATCGATCTGGAGAACAACCCCAAGCGCGCCGCCGACGTGGACGTGGGCTTCCGCACCGCCGCCTGGTTCTGGAACAGCCGCAACCTCAACAGCTACGCGGACGCGGGCAACTTCGACGCCATCACCAAGCGCGTCAACGGCGGCTACAACGGCAAGGCCAGCCGCGATGCCTACTACGCCCGGGCGCGGAGCGTGCTCGGCGCGTAG
- a CDS encoding YaiI/YqxD family protein, which translates to MKLWVDADACPGPVRDILLRASQRLRVPVVFVANKRLTLPRSELVSSVQVGAGLDVADRHIAASAQAGDLAVTQDIPLAALLVPKGVVVIDPRGELFSEENISERLSVRDFMQELRDSGVNTGGPSGFSAQDRQQFAAALDRELTRLLKARP; encoded by the coding sequence ATGAAGCTCTGGGTGGACGCCGATGCCTGTCCCGGACCCGTGCGGGACATCCTCCTGCGCGCCTCGCAGCGCCTGCGGGTCCCCGTGGTCTTCGTGGCCAACAAGCGCCTCACCCTGCCCCGCTCGGAGCTCGTCTCCAGCGTGCAGGTGGGGGCTGGACTCGACGTGGCGGACCGGCACATCGCCGCGTCCGCCCAGGCCGGCGACCTGGCCGTCACCCAGGACATTCCCCTGGCCGCCCTGCTCGTGCCCAAGGGCGTCGTCGTCATCGACCCGCGCGGCGAGCTCTTCAGCGAGGAGAACATCTCCGAGCGCCTGTCCGTGCGCGACTTCATGCAGGAGCTGCGCGACAGCGGCGTGAACACCGGCGGCCCCAGCGGCTTCTCCGCCCAGGACCGGCAGCAGTTCGCCGCGGCCCTGGACCGCGAGCTCACGCGCCTGCTCAAGGCGCGGCCCTGA
- a CDS encoding ChaN family lipoprotein gives MRASLALHLALFRRQKAQIARVVEGQTAAFRAYEARYRRRTSEYTCLVPAQAVSQRLRASDVVYVGDYHTLPLAQETYLELVEDARTSGRRVVLALECVEGRHQAAVDAYLAGRLAERALLSRLGHPLESSPRALLAYAKRHRLQVVGIDRRAQGERSLALRDAYAAERIARALRAEDKPRVLVLVGQYHVAPCHLPAQVEHALASASPTRSLVVYQNAEGVYWRLAREGKVGTAQAVELPDGALCLLNASPVVCQQSFLDYLEAESGEAPFKERGAPERFRDMASLIGRLAGVPVGRGLDDVEVVTAADEDALERIQRRGRFTQGELTQLRRHILSRESCYIPRARTAYLASRSLNHAAEEAAHFVRHLAVGDAMDAPRRASDAFYARCVEEALGFFGSKLVNPRRHCVGTGEWALRFGQARGVERQIAAFVLAHKAAELEVPEEAVKLLPLRKDRLFHGVSHALGYLLGDALYQGFDQGQVDRAEVRALFRDPLEEPRQAYFDWVRRLS, from the coding sequence ATGCGCGCGTCGCTCGCTCTCCACCTCGCCCTGTTCCGTCGCCAGAAGGCCCAGATCGCCCGGGTCGTCGAAGGGCAGACGGCGGCCTTTCGCGCCTACGAGGCCCGCTACCGCCGCCGCACCTCCGAGTACACGTGCCTCGTGCCCGCGCAGGCCGTGTCCCAGCGCCTGCGCGCCTCGGACGTGGTGTACGTGGGCGACTACCACACGCTGCCGCTCGCCCAGGAGACGTACCTGGAGCTCGTCGAGGACGCGCGCACGTCGGGACGTCGTGTCGTGCTCGCGCTCGAGTGCGTGGAGGGCCGACACCAGGCCGCGGTGGACGCCTACCTGGCGGGCCGGCTCGCCGAGCGCGCCCTGCTCTCCCGGCTGGGACACCCGCTGGAGTCCAGCCCCCGCGCCCTGCTCGCCTACGCGAAGCGCCACCGCCTCCAGGTGGTGGGCATCGACCGGCGCGCCCAGGGCGAGCGCTCCCTGGCGCTGCGCGACGCCTACGCCGCCGAGCGCATCGCCCGGGCCCTGCGGGCCGAGGACAAGCCCCGGGTGCTCGTGCTCGTGGGCCAGTACCACGTGGCGCCCTGCCATCTGCCCGCCCAGGTGGAGCACGCCCTGGCTTCGGCCTCCCCCACCCGCTCGCTCGTGGTGTACCAGAACGCCGAGGGCGTCTACTGGCGCCTGGCGCGCGAGGGCAAGGTGGGCACGGCCCAGGCGGTGGAGCTGCCCGACGGGGCGCTGTGCCTGCTCAACGCCTCGCCCGTGGTGTGCCAGCAAAGCTTCCTCGACTACCTGGAGGCCGAGTCGGGTGAGGCCCCCTTCAAGGAGCGTGGCGCCCCGGAGCGCTTCCGGGACATGGCGAGCCTCATCGGCCGTCTGGCCGGCGTGCCCGTGGGCCGCGGACTGGACGACGTCGAGGTGGTGACGGCCGCGGACGAGGACGCACTGGAGCGCATCCAGCGGCGGGGCCGTTTCACCCAGGGCGAGCTCACCCAACTGCGCCGGCACATCCTCTCGCGCGAGAGCTGCTACATCCCCCGGGCGCGCACCGCCTACCTGGCCTCGCGGTCGCTCAACCACGCCGCCGAGGAAGCGGCGCACTTCGTGCGGCACCTGGCCGTGGGGGACGCCATGGACGCGCCCCGCCGTGCCTCGGACGCCTTCTACGCGCGCTGCGTGGAGGAGGCCCTGGGCTTCTTCGGCTCCAAGCTGGTCAACCCCCGGCGCCACTGCGTGGGCACCGGCGAGTGGGCGCTGCGCTTTGGCCAGGCCCGGGGCGTGGAGCGGCAGATCGCCGCCTTCGTGCTCGCGCACAAGGCCGCCGAACTGGAGGTGCCCGAGGAGGCGGTGAAGCTCCTGCCCCTGCGCAAGGATCGGCTCTTTCACGGTGTCAGCCACGCGCTGGGCTACCTGCTCGGGGACGCGCTCTACCAGGGCTTCGATCAGGGACAGGTGGACCGCGCCGAGGTGCGGGCCCTGTTCCGCGATCCACTGGAGGAGCCGCGCCAGGCCTATTTCGACTGGGTGAGGCGCCTGTCATGA
- a CDS encoding TonB-dependent receptor plug domain-containing protein codes for MKFSLSRSPSFLLLAFVLLVLARPVLAQDSSLLHSPPTEAKAGEALVLDGVLSGSQRITRVVLRYRGSGEPYTEVPMELEYGDLYRGSIPASSMAAPGVEYYMEGFTAGGERVPLFKSATRPARVNIAGEASARTPAVVQAPEPPPPPSRPSRSSRSGRGERHKPEPVAEPTPAPAPPPARVAEPPRRSSDDDMAALTAELPPGDDVPAPRASPSTRRPLEPAAPVASDRSQMEEDLALYSAEDTLALATRQEQSVKKVPAIAASFGREQIRSLGARTVADVLDVVPGVTISRDVQGSYRTAIRGLRNDAEVLFLLNGHRLNSFFDGKALMNLPVENLERIEVIRGPGSSLYGAGAFLGVVNLVTQRTEGVTSAISAGGFPKEGGGLSPTLDGHLSGAYKLERLEFFGDADVWYQQGDSMAVREDALDTETVDLGLRDPLDPAGYTKDDRFLVNVGVGGRLNLSSDRHLTASARLMSENRSALLGLFDTVGPDSRLKWLVLLGDLTYEQDVSEGVHVRARLYGDRQSTDRLFQISPRDFATGSDPATQLFAQGLLEQTLVTVSTLGASLDSDLTLFEGNRLTLGAVAELQSIDDYSYQTNYTADSRLRDRLTAPEGLTNILELAGGAAARRLTFGVFAQDQWTVVEPLTLTLGVRVDATQLPSVDSNNVITGTQLVPSVNPRVGLVFSATDSLVLKLLYGRAFRPPTMQELLEKIPNTYYNQGRYEGNPTLQPAVVNTLEAGVDLIRTSGESRVRLRANAFFESFSSPIAAVDTTGNIVPVRNRDLGVNVYGVEGEARLEASRRATAWVNASLFRAEDLELPTTQRYLTDTPQARFNAGLSMPIGDLVNFDLVVRTGAERRNNTRSILELIRRYNIPAYSTITAQVRSEPIADHFELALVIQNAFDSDQRDDVPRPDRVPGLLPREGVSAFLTLRAHN; via the coding sequence GTGAAGTTTTCCCTCTCGCGCTCCCCGTCCTTCCTCCTGCTCGCGTTCGTGCTGCTGGTGCTGGCACGTCCCGTTCTCGCGCAGGACTCGTCGCTGCTCCACTCCCCGCCCACGGAGGCGAAGGCCGGAGAGGCCCTCGTGCTCGATGGCGTGCTCTCCGGGTCGCAGCGCATCACGCGCGTGGTGCTGCGCTACCGCGGCTCGGGCGAGCCCTACACGGAGGTGCCCATGGAGCTGGAGTATGGCGACCTCTACCGGGGCTCCATTCCGGCGTCGAGCATGGCCGCGCCCGGGGTCGAGTACTACATGGAGGGCTTCACGGCGGGCGGCGAGCGGGTGCCCCTGTTCAAGAGCGCCACGCGTCCGGCCCGCGTGAACATCGCGGGTGAGGCCTCGGCCCGGACGCCCGCCGTGGTGCAGGCACCCGAGCCGCCTCCGCCGCCCTCCCGCCCGAGCCGGTCCTCGCGCTCGGGACGGGGTGAGCGCCACAAGCCGGAGCCCGTGGCCGAGCCGACCCCGGCGCCCGCGCCGCCGCCCGCGCGCGTGGCCGAGCCCCCGCGCCGCTCGAGCGACGACGACATGGCGGCCCTGACCGCGGAGCTGCCCCCCGGTGACGACGTGCCCGCGCCCCGCGCGAGCCCGTCGACCCGGCGTCCGCTCGAGCCCGCCGCCCCCGTCGCGTCCGACCGCTCCCAGATGGAGGAAGACCTGGCGCTCTACAGCGCCGAGGACACGCTGGCGCTCGCCACCCGTCAGGAGCAGTCGGTGAAGAAGGTGCCCGCCATCGCCGCCTCCTTCGGCCGCGAGCAGATCCGCTCGCTCGGGGCGCGCACGGTGGCGGACGTGCTGGACGTGGTGCCCGGCGTGACCATCAGCCGCGACGTGCAGGGCTCCTACCGCACGGCCATCCGCGGACTGCGCAACGACGCCGAGGTGCTCTTCCTGCTCAACGGCCACCGGCTCAACAGCTTCTTCGATGGCAAGGCGCTCATGAACCTGCCGGTGGAGAACCTGGAGCGCATCGAGGTCATCCGCGGCCCGGGCTCGTCGCTGTACGGCGCGGGTGCCTTCCTGGGCGTGGTGAACCTCGTCACCCAGCGCACCGAGGGCGTGACGTCCGCCATCTCCGCGGGTGGCTTCCCCAAGGAGGGCGGCGGGCTGTCGCCCACGTTGGACGGACACCTCTCGGGTGCCTACAAGCTGGAGCGGCTGGAGTTCTTCGGCGACGCGGACGTCTGGTACCAGCAGGGTGACTCCATGGCGGTGCGCGAGGACGCGCTCGACACGGAGACGGTGGACCTGGGGCTGCGTGATCCGCTCGATCCCGCGGGCTACACGAAGGACGACCGCTTCCTCGTCAACGTGGGGGTGGGGGGCCGCCTCAACCTGTCGAGCGACCGCCACCTCACCGCGTCCGCGCGGTTGATGTCCGAGAACCGCTCCGCGCTGCTGGGTCTGTTCGACACGGTGGGCCCGGACTCGCGGCTCAAGTGGTTGGTGCTCCTGGGCGACCTCACCTACGAGCAGGACGTGAGCGAGGGGGTGCACGTGCGCGCGCGCCTCTATGGAGACCGACAGAGCACGGACCGGCTCTTCCAGATCTCCCCCCGCGACTTCGCCACCGGCTCGGATCCGGCCACCCAGCTGTTCGCCCAGGGCCTGCTCGAGCAGACGCTCGTGACCGTGAGCACCCTGGGGGCGAGCCTGGATTCGGACCTGACGCTCTTCGAGGGCAACCGGCTGACACTGGGCGCCGTGGCGGAGCTGCAGTCCATCGACGACTACAGCTACCAGACGAACTACACCGCCGACAGTCGGCTGCGCGACCGGCTGACCGCGCCCGAGGGCCTCACGAACATCCTGGAGCTGGCGGGAGGCGCGGCCGCGCGGCGCCTGACGTTCGGCGTCTTCGCGCAGGATCAATGGACGGTGGTGGAGCCGCTCACCCTCACCCTGGGCGTGCGCGTGGATGCGACCCAGCTGCCCTCGGTGGACTCCAACAACGTCATCACCGGCACCCAGCTCGTGCCCAGCGTCAACCCGCGCGTGGGGCTCGTGTTCTCGGCCACCGACTCGCTCGTGCTCAAGCTGCTGTATGGCCGCGCCTTCCGGCCGCCCACGATGCAGGAGCTGCTCGAGAAGATTCCCAACACCTACTACAACCAGGGCCGCTACGAGGGGAACCCGACCCTGCAGCCCGCCGTGGTGAACACCCTGGAGGCGGGCGTGGACCTCATCCGCACGTCGGGCGAGTCGCGCGTGCGGCTGCGCGCCAATGCCTTCTTCGAGAGCTTCAGCTCGCCCATCGCCGCGGTGGACACCACGGGCAACATCGTCCCGGTGCGCAACCGCGACCTGGGCGTGAACGTGTACGGCGTGGAGGGCGAGGCCCGGCTCGAGGCCAGCCGCCGCGCCACCGCCTGGGTCAACGCGAGCCTCTTCCGCGCGGAGGACCTGGAGCTGCCCACGACCCAGCGCTACCTCACCGACACGCCCCAGGCGCGCTTCAACGCGGGCCTGTCCATGCCCATCGGGGACCTGGTGAACTTCGATCTCGTGGTGCGCACGGGCGCCGAGCGGCGCAACAACACGCGCTCCATCCTCGAGCTCATCCGCCGCTACAACATCCCCGCCTACAGCACCATCACCGCCCAGGTGCGCAGCGAGCCCATCGCGGACCACTTCGAGCTGGCGCTGGTCATCCAGAACGCCTTCGACTCCGACCAGCGCGACGACGTGCCCCGGCCGGATCGCGTGCCCGGTCTGCTTCCCCGCGAGGGCGTCTCCGCCTTCCTCACCCTGAGAGCCCACAATTGA
- a CDS encoding 5'-nucleotidase C-terminal domain-containing protein: MPRLLRTALLALALAPSAGCLQYNEQCQPLIADPDTVLGYLGSDVFLDRTHTRHDNHALGQLSADALLHAEDNNSPATPTELAVVNGGALRSEGLCVTRVSIPKGPLKNGLLHEVMLFENSVVTVDLTEKQVVDMFERSVSALFPANQSIISPPGTFLQVSDGVSLRVDCARPPGQRVQELTIGRRTVSLPPSSSASIRYRVAMSGYLAQGGDGYGAIFKDAASDVSRNPVTARGETGRATDVSLSEAYMKSRYGSEDRPLVAQGRIIFQNCARPTR, translated from the coding sequence ATGCCCCGCCTGCTTCGCACCGCCCTCCTGGCCCTCGCGCTCGCTCCGAGCGCGGGCTGCCTGCAGTACAACGAGCAGTGTCAGCCGCTCATCGCGGACCCGGACACCGTCCTGGGCTACCTGGGCAGCGACGTCTTCCTCGATCGCACGCACACCCGGCATGACAACCACGCGCTCGGCCAACTGAGCGCGGATGCCCTGCTGCACGCCGAGGACAACAACAGCCCGGCGACCCCCACCGAGCTCGCCGTGGTCAACGGCGGCGCGCTGCGCTCCGAGGGGCTGTGCGTGACGCGGGTGTCCATCCCCAAGGGCCCGCTCAAGAACGGCCTCCTGCACGAGGTGATGCTCTTCGAGAACTCGGTGGTGACGGTGGACCTCACCGAGAAGCAGGTGGTGGACATGTTCGAGCGCTCGGTGTCGGCGCTCTTCCCGGCCAACCAGTCCATCATCTCGCCGCCCGGCACCTTCCTGCAGGTGTCCGACGGCGTGTCCCTGCGCGTGGATTGCGCGCGTCCCCCAGGGCAGCGCGTGCAGGAGCTGACGATCGGACGGCGCACGGTGTCGCTGCCGCCGAGCAGCAGTGCCTCCATCCGCTACCGCGTGGCCATGTCCGGCTACCTCGCCCAGGGCGGTGACGGCTACGGCGCCATCTTCAAGGACGCGGCCTCGGACGTGAGCCGCAATCCCGTCACCGCGCGCGGGGAGACGGGCAGGGCCACGGACGTGTCCCTCTCGGAGGCCTATATGAAGTCGCGCTATGGCTCGGAAGACAGGCCCCTGGTGGCCCAGGGCCGCATCATCTTCCAGAACTGCGCCCGGCCCACTCGCTAG
- a CDS encoding TIGR04563 family protein: MAATDHRKQSLYFPEDMLDEIQREATRQDRSLSWIVQQAWKVARGDLRKMPSPNDVFGATPPRPDGSDGA, translated from the coding sequence ATGGCCGCTACAGATCATCGCAAACAGAGTCTCTACTTCCCCGAAGACATGCTGGATGAAATCCAACGCGAGGCGACCCGGCAGGATCGGTCGCTCTCGTGGATCGTCCAGCAGGCGTGGAAGGTGGCACGGGGGGATCTGCGCAAGATGCCCTCGCCCAACGACGTCTTCGGCGCCACGCCTCCACGCCCCGACGGCTCGGACGGAGCCTAG
- a CDS encoding TIGR04563 family protein yields the protein MAGTDKRKQSLYFPEEMLKEIQEEANRQDRSLSWVVQQAWKIARDRIKSFPAVNDVTGDERQDPREEGRS from the coding sequence ATGGCAGGCACCGACAAGCGCAAGCAGTCCCTCTACTTCCCCGAGGAGATGCTCAAGGAGATCCAGGAGGAAGCCAACCGCCAGGACCGTTCGCTCTCGTGGGTCGTCCAGCAGGCCTGGAAGATCGCTCGTGACCGCATCAAGTCTTTCCCTGCCGTCAATGACGTCACGGGAGACGAGCGGCAGGACCCGCGTGAGGAAGGAAGGTCCTAG